The genome window GGAAAAAGCTCCATGCGTCCCAACGTCTAGTCTCCGGCGGGTTCGGTGCAAGGTCAACATTTGTCCACTTGTTACCtttactcttctcttcatcctcggtcTCTTTGACTAGGACGAGCTGCTTCAGTCGTTGAAGTCTCGATGACATATCGGCGGCGAGGgcgacgagtgagtgtggatgaCTTCGGTATTGGTCTTGGAGTGACAGGACCACCAAGTCCGATGAGTTGAGTCGTCCATATTATACCAAAATTCGGAGTTGCTGACATGGTGCTGTGGAACGGATGGACCCGAAGCAAGATAAGGACTTCGGAGTCGGAGTTGAAGGTATATAGGAATGTCCCTCTAGTAGGAATAGGTAGAACAAAATGTAACTTgaggagatgtgagagaTAAGGAATTTCAGGAATGTTTTGTCAAGCTCAGGGCCAAGCGGAAGCGGGCGAAACTTGGCGTTAGAACAGAGTCGGCGAGCTCCTTCCATCCATGGATGCGGATCGGTTCTGTACCATTGCCGTGCGTTTACTTCCCTCGTCTCGTTTGGGCCCGGCACGTCATTATCACCTCATTGATCATTTACCACTCAAGATATTGCCAAGATAAACTCAAAAGTTGACGACCATGACTGTCGATTGACTCTTATCTCacatcgacgacgatcatgCCAGACGATGTGCCAGAGGTCTATGAGAAGTCCACCAGCACCGTACTACGCGATGAGACGCCAATAGctacacctacacctgcCAAACAACCCCGTCCCACTTTGCGCATCGCCAAACAATGCTtcgacttccttctctcgcaaTGGCTTCTCCTTGCCATGGGTCTGGTCATCCTCCTTGCCTGgctctttccctctgtcGGTAAACGCGGTGGCCACATCGCATCACAATGGACCGTGACTTATGGCGctgtcatcttgatcttcttcgtttccggtctctccctcccattcGACAAACTCCGATATCATGCCAAGAACATCCGActccatctcatcgtccaGATCATGTCCTTCCTTGTCACctcctcggtcttcttcgGCATCGCCACTGCAGCTTCCACAAGCTCAGCTATCGAAACTAGCACATTGGTCGGTTTAATCGCTACAGGATCCCTTCCCACTACCATCAGCTCGAATGTCGTCATGACGCGCCAGGCGAAAGGAGACGAAGCGGCAACAATGGTGGAAGTGACATTGGGGAACTTCTTAGGACCATTCATCACCCCTTTGTTGATCACGAAACTGTATCTACCCTCGTCCACAGTGTTCTCAGAATGGCTACCGGTGGAAGCGACAAACAACCTTAGCGCATTGTATCGACATGTCATGATGCAGATGGGTCTGAGCGTTTTCATTCCGCTTTTCGTTGGACAAGTCATCAGGGCTATATGGCCAAAGAGAGTACAAGAGACGGTGGTTCGCTTCAAGCTCGCCAAGGTTGGGTCACTATGTTTGCTCGCGCTTATTTGGTAAGTCTCACTCGCTGCTTTCATAAACTGACATCATTAGGTCAACTTTCTGCACTGCATTCGCTTCTCGCTCCCTTCAGACTATCAATACCCCTACCATCGTGTTCAACGTCTTCGCCAACCTCGCACTGTGTATCTCTTTCACCATCTTATCCTACtttctcgctcgaccaccacactttcttcatcgtcttgcTCCTCGTATATTTCGTCGTATCAATCGGGAAGAGACCGTATCAATCTGTTTCTGCGCTCCGGCAAAGACTCAAGCATTGGGTATCCCGCTCATCGCTTCGATGTACACCTCCTCAGACGACATGACGCGGGCACTGATACAAGTCCCCATGATTCTTTACACCGCAGAGCAAATCTTAGTTGGACAGTTTCTAGTTTGGCTCTTCTTGAGATGGAAAAGgatagaagaggaaaaggaacgGACCACGCAGGAGGAAGCGGTGGCCATCGCTTAGAACTCAATGCATATACCTTGATCAATGGATACTATTTCGCAGTCTTCCTCTGCGATGCCGTTCTCAAATTGGAAGATGGTAAAGTCAGTGGTCTGATTGTCAGCGGAAAGTCATCGCCTAACAAACGTACCTCTCCAACCACTGCCATTGGTGCGTGCCAGAGTCCAGCATCGTAGCATACACCGGTATCTCCAGGGACCGTATATGCTTTGACCGTCGTGAGATCGGGCCGTTGtccgctctcatctccatcggCGACGACCACTATGTACGCGGTGTCTGCTTTTCTGCCCATTGGAGTGAACGACTGACTTGTGTATGGATGTCGTTCAAGCGCATGGATAACGAGCGATTGACTGCCATTGACATCTTTAGAGATAGTCCGCGGTGTATTTCTCGACGCGGAAAGAAGTGGACGACCGCTTTGTCCGCTGGGTGCAGTGTCATAATTGTTGGTGCAGGGTGCGATGTAGGGTGTTTTGGTAGAAGTCCCTTGATTTCCGTGTCGAGTCTTGGACGTCGTCAGTGCCGGCGAGATGATATGAAGGCGAGCATGAGTGGTGGACGGGGTCAACGCGACTGCTGTGATTCGAATCGACATGACGAATGCAGACGCAACATAGAACATATGTCTTAAAAAGACATACTCGAATATATACTAAAGATACCCCTTCCAGGGTGTTTATCTCCAAGCGAGCACTATGTCGGTATGGTCCGTAATCCTTATCTTTCCCCTGTTCTCGCGATTTGAGTTATATCCGCCTGGCACAATAGTGGGTCTGCTTGATATCGCATCCATCAATATGACTGCTGATCGCACAAGCATTATGCAGAGTCAGTCCCCCCCGCCTGCCAAGCGTTCGCGCTCAAGTGTCGCGTGCAATCGATGCAAAGAGCGGAGGCAAAAGGTACGCATGTGACTGCGATGTAGACGACTAGCAACTGACATAGGAGACAGTGCGATAACAGTGCTCCAGCTTGCTCCAATTGTCAACGAGCGAGTGTCACATGCGTATACAAAGGAGGTGACCATCCCAGCTGGTATGTGGAGATGCTGGAGCAGAGGTTGAGGGATTTGGAAGCGGTGGTGCAGCGACACGCTGGTGAAGAAATACCCTCTGCAGCAGGTCTCGCCACTCCTGCACCAACGATACCGAGCAACACATCAACTGAGGACACGAGGACCGCCCAAATCAGCGTGGAATCGCCTGCACCGGGCCAGTCATCGTCGTCAACCACTGCCGAGCTGTCCTTTCCACCCAGTCACCTTGGCAATGCCCTCGGCTTCCTATCCCTCTGTGCCGCTGCCGAGCCATACTACGTGGGATCGTCGGCTGGGTTCTCCCTCGCCAACCTTGTCCAGGCTGCCATATACGACAAAATGGATGGCGAGACTTCGTCCACTTCGGACACACCTCGTGACTCGCCTGCGGGCACTTCTCCAAGTGATTCCGTCAGACCGATACGTAATCTTCCTTCGACGAATGACCGGCCGTTCTCATGCCATCGACCAAGGGCAACCACATCTGCAGCCTCCCTTCCCGATAATGAGCTAGGAGAAGCTTTGATGCAGGGATACTTCGTCAAGATACATCGATTCTACCCGTTTCTTGACCGGCAGGTGGTGACCAAGAACCATGTAGAGCGACATGATTTACCGACCGACGGCTTATCACTAGCTCAAAGAGTGATACTGGTCCGACTGCATCTCATATACGGCCTCGGCGCACGACACCTTCAGTTGTCAGGACAGGGTCCGACCTTCGACAAGACACTTCCTGAAGCGCACTTCATCGCAGCGACACGACATCTAGAACAAGCGTTCGAGTTGCGCACAACCGAGAACATCGAGATCATGCTCTTACTTGCTTTCTACTCGCTCCATTCACCCTCCGGTCCGGGGGTCTGGCATCTCACCGGTATGGCAATAAGACTGTGTGTGGAACTGGGATTGCACAAGCGGGTCAAGGGCTTACCGGATTCGAAGCGATACGTTgatcagaggaggaagaggatcttCTGGTCCGCACTGATTCTGGAAAGAAAAGTAGCCGTGTCTCTGGGAAGGCCGTTTTCGATACATGACTGGGACATCGACGTCGAGGTGGGTGCACGCGCGAGATACATCTTCTGACATGTAGCTTCCTGCCAATATTCATGAGAACGCTCGTACACCGAGTGAGATTCTACAGGCAATTCAGCGATCTCCTTATCAGACATCGGAGATCCACACGCATATCCATCTCGCCCGACTTCAACCCTTGATCGCATGCATACAGACCCACAACAGTCGGATCACAGAGTTTAATCCGCCCTCCCTGAACCATCTCAACAATACCCGCGCCGCTCTCGATCATTGGCGAAGTGCTATTCACCCACAGCAACTCAACTCGCATCATCCGGAACACGCGCTACTTCTCGAGTATCATAAAGCGCTCCATCTTCTGGTTCAGCCTTTCTTAGCTGTACCTCAGCGATCTTCATCACATATCTCAACCTGCGCGACAGCGGCTGGATCGATCTGTCAAGCCTACAAGACGATACATCAGAGTGAATCGGCGGGGttcttcttgctcgatcTTCACGATATCCTTGTCGCCGGTGTGACTCTCATATACTGCTTATGGCTGAATGAACCTTCTATCGACTCGTTCACGCTTCTACACGACATTGGAGCGTGTTCTACCGTCTTATTCCTCATCTCCGAACGATGGGCTAGTGCAAAGCGATACCGAGACGCTTTCGAAGCGCTGGTCAAAGCTGCCGTAGCATATCGACAACGAATGAACCAGACCAACTCGTCGGCGGCCGCGTCAGGTCAACTGTATCTCGCTCCTCAGGACAAGGCACTTTTCGATGCGCAGTCCGTCTGGTGGGGTCAAGACGAAGGTGCAGCGTGGAGAAGAATGTTTGAGGAGATCACAGGGGATGGGGTCGGAGCGGCAGAAGATCCGGCGTGGTGGTTGAACGATCTCGGACTTGCGTGAGGAGAGTGGAAGTACAGCATGGTCAATTGTCGTTGCAGATGTTGTCAGAAGTTCATGTACCTCACTTGTTGCTATGAACAGAGTCTGTGTATCTAGTGATCAGTCTATATTTACGCCCGGGCCATACGCGTGATCCTCTCAAGATGAGTCTCGCCCCTAGACTCGTGACCCACGGTCCCCTTTATCCTCTTAACGTATGTACCCAACCCAGCCCTGCCAACAAGACCACCATTATCTCTGTCCCAGATCACCTCGCCACGAAGTATAGTGTATCTGTCATCAGCTAGTGTATCGAGAcgcgcaactcacctcggccaGTTGGACACTTCGAAGCCCTCGAAAGGGGTGTAATCAATTGAATGGTGCAGATTGTCATTCGTAATATCGTGTTTAACCTCACCGGGAGGATACCAGATTACGATATCGGCGTCCATACCCACGGCAATGGCGCCCTTTCGATGCTGAAGACCATAAAGGTGAGCGGGTTGAGTAGAAGTGACTTCGACGAAGCGCTGCACCGAGACTGCAGAGTACTCAGCATGGCTAGTGTCTTCAAAGTGATGCAGAACACTTACTTCTCTGCCTTTCCACCCCATAAGTCATGAGCAGCGGGAGTCTCGTCTCCACACCGGGTAGTCCATTTGGCACCTTTGTGAAGTCCGCCTTTCCACCTTGcagacccttcttcttccccatcggATGGTCAAATGCGCTCGGACAGTGATCACTTGAGAAGGTTGTGACAGTTCCATTGATCATTCCCTTCCACACTGCGTCGAGATCATCCTTTGACTCTCGGAGTGGTGGAGAGCAAATCAACTTTGCCCCTTCAAACGATTTgttctcggtcttctccgTGCCGTGAGAACAACCACATCCGTGACCAGAAGGCTGCATCGCTTCAGCCAACATCAGTAGGTACTGAGGGCATGTCTCCGCGAAGATGGGCTGGAGATCGTTCTGCGCAGTTCGGATCCGGGACATGGCAGCCGAGGAGGAAACGTGAACGATGAGAATGGGTGACGAGACGAGGTTACTCAAGCAGATCGCGCGATTGGTGGCTTCCACTTCGGCGAGCGGTGTTCGAGCAATTGCGTGGTGATGAGGCTCCGTCAAGTCGTTCTCTTTGAGATGATCAATCACTCTGCTGCATTCTATCAGCGATGAATACGGACGGCGACTTGCTACTCACAGTTGGACCATATCGTCGTTCTCCGCATGAATCATCAATGTCATACCCAACTTTCTGGTGCGCAGCATGATCTCCAGCATGTCCCGATCTCCTACACGTCTCGCTTCGTATGTCATGTAGACCTGCACGAGGAGATTAGCCCTGACACGTCTTACACACTGAAcatgactcactttgatacTGCTGattccttctttctcaaacAAGACCGGCAACTCCTCGTCCAAGATCTTCTTTGTCGGATTTGTCAGAATCATGTGGAATCCGTAATCACACCATGTCCCGTTTGCCGCAGCTCTACGATGATATTCCTCCACAAGTGGGTACAGACTCTCGTCATGTCGCTGTTGGTTCGCAAACGCTATGATAGTCGTTGTTCCTCCTGCAGTAGCAGATCTTGTTCCAGATTCAAAGGTATCACCGGTATCTTCCCCAGGAGCGACCTGCAATTGTTGGAGATGAACATGTGTGTCAATCCCTCCAGGCGTTATGTACCCTCCTTTGGCATCAATGTACCTCTTGCCAACATCTTTGGGCGGTTTACCGGATTGGATCGTGACGATCTTGTCGCCGGTGATACCAATCCACGTGTCCACAGGCGAGATGTgagaggtggtgacgatCAGTCCATTGTAGATGACGAGGTCGTACATGTTGCTTTGGCGGTAAGCTTGAGAATGGTGAACATCTTGACGAGTGCTTTGCCCAGATAAGAATCGTAGAGATGAACAAGAAGGGAATAGCAATCAACAAGGCGCATGGAAGTAACCGAATCGTTTACGCCTTGACCCGAAAAGCTTATCGGCTCTCGGATTTCGTACCacatggacaaggagacaGATAAGCGCGGGCGACGGAGATCGACGGTTTCGCTTGTCTCCAATCGGGTTACAGCACCGGTCAAAAGCGGTATTCAGATCTCTTGCATCTATCTGTACGTCTTATTATTCAAACACAATGAACGCAGACACCTACGGACCTAGAAACTTGGTGGGCTACGGGCCTGTACCACCCAAGTGGGCTTGTCACATCGTTCCGCAGCTAAGCTCGCCCGACTGACATCCTATACACAGCGCGGCATGGCCCAATGGAGCAAAAATCGCGATTCAAGTGGTTCTAAACTACGGTGGGTCGTCTTCAGCTCGCGAGTGCACCTTATTGACATGCAACAGAGGAAGGATCGGAGTCTACTCTCGTCAATGGCGATCCCCGTTCAGAGAAACTGGCAAGTGAGCTTGGACCAGGATGTCAAGCGCTTGAAGGGACAAGGAACGTGAACATCGAGTCGCTGTATGAGGTGTGTTGTTCCCTACGTGCTTCTCAGTCGGCGCGACTGATGAAATGTGATAGTACGGCTCAAAAGCAGGTGTTTGGCGCATACTTCGCATGTTGAAGGAGTACGGTATTCGATGTACGAGTTACATGATCGGCATGGCACTGTTACAGAACCCTCAGGTAGGAGAATGGTTGGTCAAAGACGGCCATGAGattgcgaggtgagtctgttATGTACCTGTGAAGGCCGTCTGCTTATGTGCATCGCAGCCACGGGTGGAGATGGATAGACCGGAGTTCCTggtcagaggaagaggaagtcgagAACATCCGAAAGACAATCGAAGGTGTGTTTTCCAATGGCAGGACACAGACTGATAGATGTTCAGCTATAAAAGATGTTGGAGGTAAACCACCTGTCGGATGGTACTACGGGATGGTGCAAAGTAAAGCTGGAGTGCGATCGCGAGCACTGGTCGTCAAGACATTTGCAGAGGAAGGCTTGCCCTTGAAGTACTACTCGGACGACTATAGTGACGATTTGCCGCATTACGTTCCGACTCCAGGTGGTCAGGACGATAAAGGGTTGTTGGTCATTCCATACGCGTGAGTTTCAATGTCTTCACGATATGCGTAGCGGTGAAACTGATCTACGATCCCGTCACCTTCACTCACGAACAGACTCGACACCAACGATTACAAAGATGGCAATCATAactctttcctctcaccCGACAACTTTGCCTCCTATCTCATCGGTGCTTTCGACGAGCTGTACAAAGAAGGTGTAGATGGGTCACCGAAGATGATGTCAGTCGGTCTGCATGCGCGACTTGTTGGTCGACCGGGGAGGATAGCAGGACTGCGGAAGTTCTTCGAACATGCCAAGAAGCATGAGGGTGTGTGGTTCGCCACTAGGGAGGAGATTGCGG of Kwoniella shandongensis chromosome 3, complete sequence contains these proteins:
- a CDS encoding dihydropyrimidinase — its product is MYDLVIYNGLIVTTSHISPVDTWIGITGDKIVTIQSGKPPKDVGKRYIDAKGGYITPGGIDTHVHLQQLQVAPGEDTGDTFESGTRSATAGGTTTIIAFANQQRHDESLYPLVEEYHRRAAANGTWCDYGFHMILTNPTKKILDEELPVLFEKEGISSIKVYMTYEARRVGDRDMLEIMLRTRKLGMTLMIHAENDDMVQLVIDHLKENDLTEPHHHAIARTPLAEVEATNRAICLSNLVSSPILIVHVSSSAAMSRIRTAQNDLQPIFAETCPQYLLMLAEAMQPSGHGCGCSHGTEKTENKSFEGAKLICSPPLRESKDDLDAVWKGMINGTVTTFSSDHCPSAFDHPMGKKKGLQGGKADFTKVPNGLPGVETRLPLLMTYGVERQRISVQRFVEVTSTQPAHLYGLQHRKGAIAVGMDADIVIWYPPGEVKHDITNDNLHHSIDYTPFEGFEVSNWPRDNGGLVGRAGLGTYVKRIKGTVGHESRGETHLERITRMARA